One stretch of Paenibacillus sp. AN1007 DNA includes these proteins:
- a CDS encoding VOC family protein, whose translation MNVEVIPFLSMNGEAAEAIAFYEKTLGAKVLFRKSYKEMKQMSPSFTYPAGQDDYITHSVLEIGANKIMIAEEAMDAERPWELGNSTSLCIQSQDQEQMDGLYEALSRHAGVKVLVPYERNEFSPGYGIVRDPFGVVLQLCVTVHDF comes from the coding sequence ATGAATGTTGAAGTAATTCCTTTTCTCTCAATGAATGGAGAAGCAGCGGAAGCTATTGCGTTTTACGAAAAGACTCTGGGGGCAAAGGTATTGTTCCGAAAAAGCTACAAAGAAATGAAGCAGATGAGCCCAAGCTTCACGTACCCTGCAGGACAGGATGATTACATTACACATTCCGTGCTGGAGATTGGAGCGAACAAAATCATGATTGCCGAGGAAGCGATGGATGCGGAAAGACCTTGGGAGCTGGGGAACAGCACTTCGCTGTGCATTCAATCTCAGGATCAAGAGCAGATGGATGGACTGTACGAAGCACTATCGCGGCATGCAGGAGTGAAGGTGCTGGTACCTTATGAACGGAATGAATTCAGTCCGGGGTATGGTATTGTGCGTGATCCATTTGGGGTTGTACTCCAGCTATGTGTAACGGTACATGATTTTTGA